The following proteins are encoded in a genomic region of Thermocrinis sp.:
- the fsa gene encoding fructose-6-phosphate aldolase produces MQFFLDTGNVEEIKQALEWGILDGVTTNPSLIAKTGRPFLEVAKEILQLVDGPVSLETVSRDAKGMIEEGRKLAELGDNVVVKIPMTPEGIKAVQELESEGIPVNVTLVFSPSQALIAAKAGATYVSPFIGRLDDASNDGMRIIRDIKTIFDNYEYDTEIIVASVRHPMHVVEAALIGADICTMPFEVMKKLFQHPLTDKGIELFLKDWEKVPGKPF; encoded by the coding sequence ATGCAGTTCTTCTTAGACACAGGAAATGTGGAAGAGATAAAGCAAGCCTTAGAGTGGGGTATTTTGGATGGTGTTACCACCAATCCAAGCCTTATAGCAAAGACAGGTAGGCCCTTTTTGGAAGTGGCAAAGGAAATTCTGCAGTTGGTGGATGGACCGGTAAGCTTAGAGACGGTGTCAAGGGATGCAAAGGGCATGATTGAAGAAGGCAGAAAGCTTGCGGAGCTTGGCGACAATGTGGTAGTAAAGATCCCCATGACTCCGGAAGGCATTAAAGCGGTGCAGGAGCTGGAATCGGAAGGCATACCGGTTAATGTTACCTTGGTGTTTTCCCCATCCCAAGCCCTCATAGCTGCAAAGGCTGGAGCTACGTATGTTTCACCCTTCATAGGTAGGTTAGATGACGCGTCAAACGACGGTATGAGGATAATAAGAGACATAAAAACTATATTTGACAACTATGAATACGACACTGAGATAATTGTAGCAAGCGTGAGACATCCAATGCACGTGGTGGAGGCGGCTCTCATAGGAGCGGATATATGCACCATGCCCTTTGAGGTAATGAAAAAGCTATTCCAACACCCACTAACGGATAAGGGCATAGAGCTATTCCTCAAGGACTGGGAGAAAGTGCCAGGAAAACCTTTCTAA
- a CDS encoding thioredoxin family protein — protein MLLNLEVRTQLRDLFEKELENEVKVKLFSQAIGCETCPTAEKLLKEVGSLSSDKLKLEFYSPLIDRAVAEAYKIERVPTLVIEGDKDYGIRYIGLPAGLEFSTLINGIIQVSKRRPKLSDRTVEILQTIDLPMEIMVFVTTSCGYCPAAAITAMNFAMASDYVSAIIVDAGENMDLAELYQVVGVPKIVINRGLAEFVGAQPENAFLGYLVSAYEKLKRAN, from the coding sequence ATGTTATTAAATCTGGAAGTTAGAACCCAACTGAGAGACCTGTTTGAAAAGGAGCTTGAAAACGAGGTAAAGGTTAAACTCTTTAGTCAAGCTATAGGTTGTGAGACGTGTCCAACCGCAGAGAAACTTCTCAAAGAGGTTGGGAGCCTATCTTCGGATAAGTTAAAGCTTGAATTTTACTCGCCCCTGATAGACAGGGCTGTAGCGGAAGCATACAAAATAGAGCGGGTGCCCACATTGGTCATAGAGGGAGATAAAGACTATGGCATAAGATATATAGGACTTCCTGCAGGTCTTGAGTTTTCCACGCTTATAAACGGCATCATCCAAGTTTCCAAAAGAAGACCAAAGCTGAGCGATAGGACTGTAGAGATACTCCAAACCATAGACCTGCCTATGGAAATTATGGTTTTTGTGACCACGAGTTGTGGATACTGCCCTGCTGCAGCTATAACAGCCATGAACTTTGCAATGGCAAGCGATTATGTAAGTGCGATCATCGTAGATGCAGGAGAAAACATGGACCTTGCAGAGCTGTATCAGGTGGTGGGTGTGCCAAAAATAGTTATAAACAGAGGTTTGGCGGAGTTTGTAGGAGCTCAGCCAGAGAATGCCTTTTTGGGATACTTGGTCTCTGCCTACGAAAAACTAAAAAGAGCAAACTAA
- the pdxA gene encoding 4-hydroxythreonine-4-phosphate dehydrogenase PdxA, which produces MVKIGITIGDPAGIGPELIVRLTEHFDKDKAYIIYGEGKVLKACARELGRSFEADLINSPEEAKNPGVYLIDLNVCEVEKPEPSFTSGKVAVAYLGRVAVDAVHGKIDGLITMPINKFWARLVGFSYEGQTEFLVQAFGVRKYAMLMYSEKIKVALLSTHLSLKEAIEKVTKQNIVSKVKLIAEEYERWFGVNSTIGILGLNPHAGEGGTIGEEEVKEIMPAVEELKAEGYRVEGPLPPDSAFLRRDLDLFFCMYHDQGLIPFKLLAFKEGVNMTLGIPFPRTSPDHGTAYDIAWKGIADLSPSLHALKLCEKLATVKKTSQKQS; this is translated from the coding sequence ATGGTTAAAATAGGTATCACCATAGGAGATCCAGCGGGTATAGGACCGGAGCTAATAGTTCGCTTGACGGAACACTTTGATAAGGACAAGGCTTATATCATATACGGAGAAGGAAAAGTCTTAAAAGCCTGTGCAAGGGAGTTAGGCAGAAGCTTTGAAGCGGATTTGATAAACTCTCCAGAAGAGGCTAAAAACCCAGGTGTTTATCTAATTGACCTAAATGTCTGTGAAGTGGAAAAGCCCGAACCTTCATTTACTTCTGGTAAGGTGGCAGTGGCCTACTTGGGAAGGGTGGCAGTGGATGCGGTTCATGGAAAAATAGATGGTCTTATTACCATGCCTATAAACAAGTTTTGGGCAAGGCTGGTCGGTTTTTCCTACGAAGGACAGACAGAATTTTTAGTCCAGGCCTTTGGTGTTAGAAAATACGCCATGCTGATGTACTCTGAGAAGATAAAAGTAGCTTTACTTTCAACCCACCTTTCTTTGAAAGAAGCCATAGAAAAGGTTACCAAACAAAACATTGTCAGTAAGGTGAAGCTTATAGCTGAGGAGTATGAAAGATGGTTTGGCGTGAACTCCACCATTGGAATACTTGGCTTGAACCCCCATGCGGGAGAAGGTGGAACAATAGGAGAGGAGGAAGTAAAAGAAATAATGCCTGCAGTGGAAGAACTAAAAGCTGAGGGTTATAGAGTTGAAGGCCCCCTTCCTCCGGATTCAGCCTTTCTGAGAAGAGACCTTGATTTGTTTTTCTGCATGTATCACGACCAGGGGTTAATACCCTTTAAGCTTTTGGCTTTTAAAGAGGGAGTTAACATGACTCTTGGTATCCCCTTTCCAAGAACTTCTCCAGACCACGGCACAGCTTACGATATTGCGTGGAAAGGCATAGCGGACCTTTCTCCTTCTTTACATGCCCTAAAGCTGTGTGAGAAGCTTGCAACAGTTAAAAAAACTTCACAAAAACAAAGCTGA
- a CDS encoding YggS family pyridoxal phosphate-dependent enzyme — MVCQNVQRIEESIFRACQRAGRKREEIILLGASKYADAEKIRQAYQCGVKVFGESRAQDFLKKLEILKDLPIDWHFIGNLQTNKVKYIIDKVSLIHSVDRPALAEEINKRAEKIQKVQEVLIEVNLGGEETKGGVSPEELKKLFEYCLNLKNIKVLGLMAIPPYEEDPEKVRPYFARLRELKEKLEEAYKVKLPHLSMGMSNDFEVAIEEGTTIIRIGSALFL, encoded by the coding sequence GTGGTCTGCCAGAATGTTCAAAGGATAGAAGAGAGTATTTTTAGAGCCTGCCAGAGGGCAGGAAGAAAAAGAGAAGAAATAATCCTTCTTGGAGCATCCAAGTATGCGGACGCCGAAAAGATAAGACAGGCTTATCAATGTGGTGTTAAGGTCTTTGGAGAAAGTAGGGCGCAGGATTTTTTAAAGAAACTGGAAATTCTAAAAGACCTACCCATAGACTGGCACTTCATAGGAAACCTTCAGACAAACAAAGTCAAATACATCATAGACAAGGTTTCTCTTATCCATTCTGTAGATAGACCAGCTCTTGCCGAGGAGATAAACAAAAGAGCAGAAAAGATACAAAAGGTTCAAGAGGTGCTCATAGAGGTCAATTTAGGTGGAGAGGAAACAAAGGGTGGAGTAAGCCCAGAAGAGCTAAAGAAACTTTTTGAGTACTGCTTAAACCTCAAAAACATAAAAGTCCTTGGGCTGATGGCCATACCCCCCTACGAGGAAGACCCAGAAAAAGTAAGACCATACTTTGCGAGGCTAAGAGAGTTAAAAGAAAAGTTAGAAGAAGCCTATAAGGTTAAGCTTCCCCACCTTTCTATGGGCATGTCCAACGACTTTGAAGTGGCTATAGAGGAAGGTACGACCATAATAAGAATAGGTTCAGCTTTGTTTTTGTGA
- the queC gene encoding 7-cyano-7-deazaguanine synthase QueC, with amino-acid sequence MKSIIVLLSGGIDSAVLLWLAKREYDRVLALSFDYGQKHKVELKYARELAKIAGVEHLIVELPSLKGIKGSALLEGGPEVPSEEYHKDTPPITTVPMRNLIFLAIAGAYADAYEIDTIGIAVHSLDSPYPDCRPEFISAAESALTCGSTLSAKRKVRLKVYAPFLGMTKRDIVSLGMSLCVPFEKTYSCYRGTEPPCGECATCRQREEALRSILL; translated from the coding sequence ATGAAAAGCATAATAGTCCTACTTTCCGGTGGAATAGACAGCGCAGTTCTGCTCTGGCTTGCAAAGAGAGAATACGATAGAGTTTTGGCTCTTTCCTTTGATTATGGACAAAAACACAAAGTTGAGTTAAAGTATGCAAGGGAGCTGGCAAAGATTGCAGGGGTAGAGCACCTAATCGTAGAATTGCCCTCCCTTAAGGGGATAAAAGGTTCAGCCCTTTTGGAGGGTGGTCCGGAGGTGCCCTCTGAAGAGTACCACAAAGACACTCCACCTATAACTACTGTTCCTATGAGAAACCTGATCTTTTTAGCCATAGCGGGGGCTTATGCAGACGCTTACGAGATTGACACCATAGGCATTGCGGTTCATTCTTTGGACTCTCCCTATCCAGACTGTAGGCCGGAGTTTATAAGTGCTGCAGAGAGTGCATTGACCTGTGGTTCCACTTTGAGTGCAAAGAGGAAAGTAAGACTTAAAGTTTATGCACCCTTTTTGGGTATGACAAAAAGGGATATCGTTAGTTTGGGTATGTCTTTGTGTGTGCCTTTTGAAAAGACTTACTCCTGCTACAGAGGAACTGAGCCTCCCTGCGGAGAGTGTGCCACCTGCAGGCAAAGGGAAGAAGCTTTAAGAAGCATTCTGTTATAA